CTGGCGTGATGCTTCTGGGTTTCATGTTGTTCATCCGGCAGATCTCCTCGATGAAAATATGGATGAGATCGGGAATGTCTTCTACTCTCTGGCGGAGCGCCGGAACGTACAGGGTGATCACTTTCAAACGGTACAGAAGGTCTTTGCGGAATCTCCCTTCCTTCGAGAGCTTTTCTAAATCGGCGTTTGTGGCTGCGATCAGACGGACGTCTACCCGCACGTTCTGGATGCCTCCGACACGCATGAACTCCTTCTCCTCCAGGACGCGCAGGAGTTTCACCTGTGAGGCGAGGTTCATCTCCCCGATCTCGTCGAGGAAGAGAGTGCCTCCGTCTGCGATCTCGAACTTTCCCTTCGCCCGGCTGATCGCTCCCGTAAACGATCCCCGCTCGTGTCCGAAAAGCTCGCTTTCGATGAGCTGTTCTGGAATGGCCGAGCAGTTAAGTGCTATGAAAGGCATCTCCCTTCGCGGGCTTCCAAGATGGATGGCACGTGCGACGAGTTCCTTCCCCACACCGCTCTCGCCAAGGATGAGGACGGTACTCCTCATCGGGGCGATCCTCGCAATGCGGCTCATGAGGGACTTCATAGGCTCCGAGCGATTGACGAGCTTCTTGAAGCTGTATCTCTTGGTCATCTCTTCCTGAAAGAAGGAGATCTTGAAGTTGAGATCATGCTTCTCGAAGATTCTGCCGAGCCTCTTCCTCATCTCAAAGGTGTCGAGAGGCTTGGTCAGATAATCATCCAGACCCTGCCTCAATCCCTTCAATGCCGTTGGGATGTTGCCGGGTGAAGTGAGGAGAAGCACGGAGAGCGTTTCATTTCTCTTCTTGATCCTCCTGATTACTTCCAGCAGTTCCGTTTCCCTGAAATCTTCATCGATAAGGGCGGCATCAAAATCCGTCTCTTGCACTATATCGAGTGCATCCCGGAGCGATTTCACTGGCGTAGCCTGGCACCCCGCAAGATTGAGAGCTGAGGATAACAGCTCTATTGATAGCTCATTATCTTCAATGAGAAGGACTCTTCGATTCTCTGCAGGCATCTACTCTATGCTCCTCACAATATTACTTATTGTAACGCCTCATTTTTGAATACTGGGGAAATCTTTCGCTCCCGAGCGAAAGATTCGCAAAAGTCAATTAAACTTCTCCAGTATCTGAAGCGCTGCAACTAATCCTAACATATATAATAATGATATGAAACGAAAAAGTGCGCAACTTTGACGCACTTAATTTACGTCAAGCCATTTTGACGCAAGTTTTCAGGAAAGACAGAATCCTGGCAAGAAACCTAATTCAGTTGTAAATTCATACAACTATCTGATAATAAAAAAGTTAATATTCATAAAATATGACAGGAGAATGTATGAGTGATATGGCAAAGATATTGCTTTTAATAAAATGCTAATTGAGGGAATAAGATGGCAAGTAAAAAGAACAATCAAGAGAAAAACAAAGATGCTTCGTTCGTCACATTCAATTACCAGGATGCCACCTATCAGATCTCCCCTGAGACCGGAAAGGTTTACAGAAGCTGGATTGAGTTGGAGACGGCAAAGGAGTTTATGATCTTTGCTGCCTGGAAAAGCAGCCAGCAATTTGCATAATTCGATATATACTGTTTTGGCTCTTTTAATTTCTTAACCCCCCGTTACCATAACATGGGTCCGGGCCGCTTTCCCCAAGCGGCCCTTTTCTTTACCTCAATAAGCAATGGTTTTACTCGAGGTCAACGACCTCCACCTTTCCGATCTTTTCCATATCCTCTTTGAGGTCGGCGGCATTGCTTGCAACACATATGACGAGATTCTTCGTGTCGAGATACTGCGATGCCGCTCTTTTCACATCTTCGAGGGAGATCTTCTCCATGTTGTCCTGATACTTCTCAATATAGTCCTTCCCGAGATTGTAAAGCTCCATGTTCAGAATCTGTCCTGCGATCTGCATGGGTGTCTCGAACTGGAGTGCCCAGTTCCCGATATAGAAGCTCTTTGCAGCCTTCAGCTCATCTTCTGTCACTCCATGATTCCGGATATCCTCGGCGATCTGGAGCGTTTCAACGATAAGGTCCTTTACCTGTTTGTTCACCGTGAAAGTGGAAATCGCGAAAGGACCGGTGTTCTTTCTCCAGTCAAAACTGCTCCTGATCCCGTACGTGTAGCCGCGCTCTGCTCTGATGATCTTCATCAACCGGGAAGAAAAGCTCCCTCCACCATAGATGTAATTCATGACCTGAATGGCGAAGTAGTCCTTGCAGCTCCGGGACTGACCGAGATGTCCGATCCTGATCTGGCTTTGGGTGAGATCCGGCTTGTTGACGATACGTATGATGGTTCCCTCTGGATTTCTTACTGACGGGAATTCAGCCTTCAGAGCCTTTCCCTTCTTCCAGTTCCCGAAACCAGCCTCGATGATGGCTCTCGCTTGCGCTGGAAAGACGTCGCCGACTATGCAGAGGATGGAATTATTCGGGATGAAGAAGCGAGAGTAGAAATTCCTGACATCATCAAGGGTTATGGAAGCCACCGTTTCAGCCGTTCCCTCAGTCGGATAGGCATAGGGATGGCCCTGGAACAGAACTTTGTTGAAATGCTTTCCAGCGAGATAGGCAGGATCATCCAGGTTTCTCTTCTGTGCTGCCAGTCTTCGCTCTCTGACTAGCTTGAATTCCTCCTCCGGGAAAGCTGGATTGAGCAGAAGATCCGAGACGAGTGAAACGATCTTTTCGAAATCGCCGGAGAGAGATTGGGCGGTGATATAAGTGGCATCCCAATCTGATGAGATGCCTAACTGTGCACCGAGAGAATCGAAGGCGTTGGCAATGTCGATGCTGTTCTTCGTCTTCGTTCCGAGCTTGAGCATCTCTCCCGTGATGCTGGCCATCCCCGCTTTCCCTTCCGGATCATGGAGAGAACCGCTCTTTATCATCAGGTTACAGGCGACGATGGGGAGTTCGTGATGTTCCACTATAATCATCTGAAGCCCGTTCTTCAGGGTTGTGCGGTTCAGAAGGGGAGCCTTCACCCTGTTTGCCACCTTCTGCTGTGAGAGGGCGGCACCCGAGAAGATAAAGAGGGTGATGATGAATACAATCAAGATGCCGAGATTTTTCTTCGTCATTTTCATTGATGTTCTCCTGAACGATCTTAATACCTTGTTCAACAAGCATGAATGGTTATTCGAGACGGCCATATCTTTCCGATTCCTGTATCGAGACAGGGATCACTGTAACCACCGTCCTGTTGTCTTCGCCGAAGTATTTCGCGACCGTGCGTTTGATGTCCTCGGAGGTCAATTTCCGGATCTCTTCCGCGTAAGTGTTAATCCTCCTGAAATCATTCCCTCTCAACTGGAGGATTCCGATGTTGACGCCTCGCCACAGAAGCGACTGGAGGCCGAAGATAAATGAAGCCTCGTTCTGGCGCTTCGCCTTTTCAAGTTCTTCCGGGGCAAGACCTTCGGTCTTCAGTTTATCAAGTTCCTCCCAGATTCCCTTTTCGATCTCGTCGATGTTCACGCCTGGATTGGCAATGGCAGAGACGCTGAATAATGAGGGATCTTTTGTCGGGAAGAAGATTCCTACATTTGTCGAGATAGTTCCGGCTTTGCCCGTCTTGATGAATTTCTGGTAAAACCTCGATGACTCTCCCTTCGTCAGGATTGCGCTGATCACCTGGAGGGCCGGAGTGTCAGGATGGTTCAGCGAAGGAATGTGGAATCCGGCGAAGAGCGCGGAAGCCTGTGCGAACTTTTTGAAAATGACCCTCTTTTCTCCTCTCTGGGGGGCCTCATAAGTGGGAACCGGCTTACTTCCTCCTTGCGGTTTAAGATGTCCGAAATATTTCCTCATCAGTTCAAGAGCTTCATCCGTTTTGAAGTCTCCGACGATGACAGCCGTGGCATTGTCGGGGGCATAGTATTTCCGGAAGTATTCTATGCAATCGTCGACAGAGATGGCTTTCAGGTCGCTGTCCCAGCCGATGACGGGCCATTGGTATGGGTGCCGGTCAAACATTGTGGACATGAGGACCTCTTCCGCAAGGCCGTAAGGAGTATTCACCGTCCTCATCTTTCTCTCGTTTCGCACAACCTCTCTCTCGGAGGTGAGCTTCTCCTCGGTAATGGTGAGATTCTCCATTCTCTCCGCTTCAAGCTTCATGGCAATTTCTAGTTTATCCGCTGGAAGGACCTGGAAGTAGGATGTGTTATCGGTAGTTGTGAATGCGTTCAGCGATCCTCCGTTGGACTGGACGATTCTGGCATGCTCCTCCGGACCGATGTTCTTTGAACCTTTGAACATCATGTGTTCGAAAAGGTGAGAGATTCCGGTGATCCCCGGTTTCTCGTTCCTCGAGCCAGCCATGTAATGGATTTGAAAGGTCACCATAGGAGCGGAGTGATCCTCGAGCATCAGCACCTTCATCCCGTTATCGAGTGAATGTTCCTTGATGTCGAACGTCACTGCTGGAACAGTTCCTTGCTCGTCGGGAGTTTTCTGTTGCAGAGATCCCTCCATCGGCCGGGCCTGCCCCGGAGCAGGATCGATATTCTTGGCTGAGAATGTGGGAATGGAGGTCATCATGAACAGGATGAGCCATAACGGATAGATTTTTCTTTCCATAGTTGTGCTCCTCTTCAATCTGGTACGCGGGTCAAGAAGACAGAGCCTATTATACGGGAAAAAGCTTCGCAAGTTTTGAATTTTTCTTTGACTTCATGGAACGATTCTATACAATCTAACTAAAATTGCTTCGCTGCGCTTGCCA
This genomic interval from Acidobacteriota bacterium contains the following:
- a CDS encoding sigma-54 dependent transcriptional regulator, whose translation is MPAENRRVLLIEDNELSIELLSSALNLAGCQATPVKSLRDALDIVQETDFDAALIDEDFRETELLEVIRRIKKRNETLSVLLLTSPGNIPTALKGLRQGLDDYLTKPLDTFEMRKRLGRIFEKHDLNFKISFFQEEMTKRYSFKKLVNRSEPMKSLMSRIARIAPMRSTVLILGESGVGKELVARAIHLGSPRREMPFIALNCSAIPEQLIESELFGHERGSFTGAISRAKGKFEIADGGTLFLDEIGEMNLASQVKLLRVLEEKEFMRVGGIQNVRVDVRLIAATNADLEKLSKEGRFRKDLLYRLKVITLYVPALRQRVEDIPDLIHIFIEEICRMNNMKPRSITPEAIDVLKSYHWPGNVRELKNILESLIVSTPADVLHIDDIPLYIRGEKISPPRIQSLQSGMSLREVERELIQKTLEHVKGNRTRAARMLQIGLRTLQRKIKSYHLG
- a CDS encoding pitrilysin family protein — translated: MERKIYPLWLILFMMTSIPTFSAKNIDPAPGQARPMEGSLQQKTPDEQGTVPAVTFDIKEHSLDNGMKVLMLEDHSAPMVTFQIHYMAGSRNEKPGITGISHLFEHMMFKGSKNIGPEEHARIVQSNGGSLNAFTTTDNTSYFQVLPADKLEIAMKLEAERMENLTITEEKLTSEREVVRNERKMRTVNTPYGLAEEVLMSTMFDRHPYQWPVIGWDSDLKAISVDDCIEYFRKYYAPDNATAVIVGDFKTDEALELMRKYFGHLKPQGGSKPVPTYEAPQRGEKRVIFKKFAQASALFAGFHIPSLNHPDTPALQVISAILTKGESSRFYQKFIKTGKAGTISTNVGIFFPTKDPSLFSVSAIANPGVNIDEIEKGIWEELDKLKTEGLAPEELEKAKRQNEASFIFGLQSLLWRGVNIGILQLRGNDFRRINTYAEEIRKLTSEDIKRTVAKYFGEDNRTVVTVIPVSIQESERYGRLE
- a CDS encoding pitrilysin family protein, with the protein product MTKKNLGILIVFIITLFIFSGAALSQQKVANRVKAPLLNRTTLKNGLQMIIVEHHELPIVACNLMIKSGSLHDPEGKAGMASITGEMLKLGTKTKNSIDIANAFDSLGAQLGISSDWDATYITAQSLSGDFEKIVSLVSDLLLNPAFPEEEFKLVRERRLAAQKRNLDDPAYLAGKHFNKVLFQGHPYAYPTEGTAETVASITLDDVRNFYSRFFIPNNSILCIVGDVFPAQARAIIEAGFGNWKKGKALKAEFPSVRNPEGTIIRIVNKPDLTQSQIRIGHLGQSRSCKDYFAIQVMNYIYGGGSFSSRLMKIIRAERGYTYGIRSSFDWRKNTGPFAISTFTVNKQVKDLIVETLQIAEDIRNHGVTEDELKAAKSFYIGNWALQFETPMQIAGQILNMELYNLGKDYIEKYQDNMEKISLEDVKRAASQYLDTKNLVICVASNAADLKEDMEKIGKVEVVDLE